Proteins encoded together in one Cryptosporangium aurantiacum window:
- a CDS encoding aminotransferase class III-fold pyridoxal phosphate-dependent enzyme yields the protein MLGASVAYWNPGKTRFWIDEGVPLVIDRREGYHLHDVSGHTLIDVHLNGGTYNLGHRNPDVVAAVTRATDRFDVGNHHFPSLARTALAEALIRTAPPGLAKVVYGSGGGEAVDIAIKSARHATKRRKIVSIVKAYHGHTGLAVGTGDDRFSRMFLADSPADFPHVPFNDLGAMADALRGDDVAAVIMETIPATYGFPMPAPGYLAAVKRLCEDHGTLYIADEVQTGLGRTGALWGITKHHVEPDILITGKGLSGGIYPVTAVLATDRAAAWLTEDGFGHISTFGGAELGCVAALTTLDLTLRATTRDNVAALTDTFAAGLASIRAEFPDWLVGIRQDGLVIGLEFAHAEGAKYVMRRLYQGGVWAIFSTLDPRVLQYKPGLLVTPELAADILDRTRTAVRLSKDDVR from the coding sequence ATGCTCGGCGCCTCGGTGGCGTACTGGAACCCCGGCAAGACCCGGTTCTGGATCGACGAGGGTGTCCCGCTGGTGATCGACCGGCGCGAGGGATACCACCTGCACGACGTCTCCGGGCACACGCTGATCGACGTCCACCTCAACGGCGGCACGTACAACCTCGGGCACCGCAACCCCGACGTGGTGGCCGCGGTGACTCGCGCGACCGACCGGTTCGACGTCGGCAACCACCACTTCCCGTCGCTGGCCCGCACCGCGCTGGCCGAAGCGCTGATCCGCACCGCGCCGCCCGGCCTGGCCAAGGTCGTCTACGGCAGCGGCGGCGGGGAGGCCGTCGACATCGCGATCAAGTCCGCCAGGCACGCCACCAAGCGGCGCAAGATCGTCTCGATCGTGAAGGCGTACCACGGCCACACCGGGCTCGCGGTCGGTACCGGCGACGACCGGTTCTCCCGGATGTTCCTCGCCGACAGCCCGGCCGACTTCCCGCACGTCCCGTTCAACGACCTCGGTGCGATGGCCGACGCTCTGCGGGGTGACGACGTCGCCGCGGTGATCATGGAGACGATCCCGGCCACGTACGGCTTCCCGATGCCCGCCCCCGGTTACCTGGCGGCCGTGAAGCGCCTCTGCGAGGACCACGGCACGCTCTACATCGCCGACGAGGTGCAGACCGGGCTGGGCCGTACCGGTGCGCTCTGGGGCATCACGAAACACCACGTCGAACCCGACATCCTGATCACCGGCAAAGGGCTGTCCGGCGGCATCTACCCGGTCACGGCCGTGCTCGCCACCGACCGGGCCGCAGCCTGGCTGACCGAGGACGGCTTCGGACACATCTCGACGTTCGGCGGCGCCGAGCTGGGGTGCGTCGCGGCGCTCACCACGCTCGACCTGACGCTGCGCGCGACGACGCGGGACAACGTGGCCGCGCTCACCGACACGTTCGCCGCCGGGCTGGCGTCGATCCGGGCGGAGTTCCCGGACTGGCTGGTCGGCATCCGCCAGGACGGCCTGGTCATCGGGCTGGAGTTCGCCCACGCCGAGGGCGCGAAGTACGTGATGCGGCGGCTCTACCAGGGCGGTGTCTGGGCGATCTTCTCGACGCTCGACCCGCGCGTCCTGCAGTACAAACCGGGCCTGCTGGTCACGCCCGAGCTGGCCGCGGACATCCTCGACCGGACCAGGACGGCGGTCCGGCTCTCGAAGGACGACGTCCGGTGA